The proteins below come from a single Miscanthus floridulus cultivar M001 chromosome 1, ASM1932011v1, whole genome shotgun sequence genomic window:
- the LOC136457980 gene encoding uncharacterized protein: MESIISRSTEEDLLSELPSDVLVSILEKLSLRDAVRVGVLSRRWRCLPALLPRLALDIASFLPSDARDLDDHHDILSEAGDKLADVATALLQSRRPPAGGNDNNNLDDVHNTTLAMRFYLRHNYMSLGRLLDAAVASGKVHAAELTITTTCRRSLDDDDDDDYEKRSLVGHGRRFRALFDACPAAFGAVTQLTLKKMRHGKPDLDDILATCTGLEKLSLHSCGPRADIRIYLCAIRGVKLIWLPRLERFTLQGWLFTTDGLVSLGHVPRLTAVTLSEDIGHNEQTLKLSRILTNSTALRDLRLNFRDSNIWVQPETLRRLTNVFSNLKNLKIRNVHRECGLAWIMFLGSSSSLPHT; the protein is encoded by the exons ATGGAATCCATTATTAGTCGATCAACGGAGGAAGACTTGCTAAGCGAGCTGCCCAGCGATGTCCTAGTCTCCATCCTGGAGAAGCTCAGCCTCCGTGACGCGGTCAGGGTCGGGGTCCTCTCCCGGCGATGGCGGTGTCTTCCCGCTCTGCTCCCGAGGCTTGCCCTGGATATCGCCTCCTTCTTGCCAAGCGATGCACGCGACTTGGACGACCACCATGACATCTTATCCGAAGCGGGAGATAAgctggctgacgtggcgacggcGCTGCTACAGTCTAGGAGGCCGCCGGCGGGTGGCAATGATAATAATAATCTCGACGACGTCCACAACACGACTCTTGCCATGAGATTCTATCTTAGACACAACTACATGTCGTTGGGACGCCTACTCGACGCCGCCGTCGCCAGCGGCAAGGTGCACGCCGCCGAGTTGACGATCACGACGACATGCCGCCGCTCgttagacgacgacgacgacgacgactacgAAAAGCGCTCTCTGGTCGGGCACGGCCGGCGTTTCAGGGCTCTCTTCGATGCCTGCCCAGCTGCTTTCGGAGCTGTGACCCAGCTCACCCTAAAGAAGATGAGACACGGCAAGCCTGACTTGGACGACATTCTCGCTACCTGCACAGGGCTCGAGAAGCTGTCCTTGCATAGCTGCGGCCCCAGGGCCG ACATCAGGATCTACCTGTGCGCCATCCGTGGCGTCAAGCTCATATGGCTTCCCAGATTGGAGCGCTTCACTTTGCAGGGCTGGCTCTTCACGACTGATGGGCTTGTATCCTTGGGTCATGTTCCACGCCTCACTGCTGTCACCTTGTCTGAAGACATCGGCCATAACGAACAGACTCTCAAGTTAAGCCGCATCCTTACCAACAGCACTGCACTTAGGGATCTGCGGCTCAATTTCAGAGACAGTAAC ATCTGGGTTCAACCAGAAACGTTAAGACGTCTGACAAATGTGTTTAGCAACCTCAAGAATTTAAAGATCCGTAATGTCCACCGGGAGTGTGGCCTTGCTTGGATCATGTTCCTCGGTTCCTCCTCCAGTCTGCCCCACACTTAG
- the LOC136485556 gene encoding E3 ubiquitin-protein ligase HAKAI homolog produces the protein MLQIRLSKIGSSDSGAAAAGSAAAAGASAAVGAAAALGGGIPESVTVACPDHLVIADLPVAKSLGAVTSSAAAATRAIGRRSRRPLGERVHICSRCEFPIAIYGRLIPCEHAFCLTCARSDSSCYLCDERIQKIQSVKMMEGIFICAAPMCLKSFLKKADFEFHVPDVHANLLQTNQEKEEERNESDAPNISRASAGDTQRQSQMPEMSTARAPPRSGVSQDREERSRYHHSREQTPLRPPTLSKPPSFHGRHSYPPGDTQAENNPPQGFDWPYNWASQLRQESPGAATPLRQESDHSTQDKQQLMANAPYMFPPIPPHQGNFMMPMNMNQPLIPNPPFNYPLQQDGNPQYFSAPFQMQLPDTGPDQGSMPSVQPPAGPMSFPEGLQRPWAMGLMPFQSMALGQGMADGVGDPQGGGGLAFMQAGFGGMPDGSMNTGMPDRGDGRGILAQMPMPMQMHMSLPPPPPTQPPSGSQQTFNRS, from the exons ATGCTGCAGATCCGCCTGAGCAAGATTGGCTCGTCGGACTCcggcgctgccgccgccggctcGGCAGCCGCCGCCGGTGCCTCCGCCGCGGTGGGGGCGGCTGCGGCGCTGGGTGGCGGCATCCCGGAATCCGTCACCGTGGCATGCCCCGACCACCTGGTGATCGCGGACCTCCCCGTCGCGAAGAGCCTCGGTGCCGTCACgtcctccgctgccgccgccacgCGCGCCATCGGCCGTCGCTCCCGTCGCCCGCTCGGGGAGCGCGTCCACATCTGCTCCCGCTGCGAGTTCCCCATCGCCATCTACGGCCGCCTC ATCCCTTGTGAACATGCTTTCTGTTTAACCTGTGCAAGAAGTGATTCCAGCTGCTATCT TTGTGATGAGCGCATTCAGAAGATACAGAGTGTGAAAATGATGGAAGGGATTTTCATCTGTGCTGCACCGATGTGTCTCAAGTCGTTCCTTAAGAAAGCAGATTTTGAGTTTCATGTGCCCGATGTCCATGCCAACCTCCTCCAAACTAAtcaagagaaggaagaagaacgcAATGAGTCAGATGCTCCTAACATCTCCCGTGCTTCTGCAGGGGATACTCAAAGACAATCTCAAATGCCTGAAATGTCTACTGCACGTGCTCCTCCAAGGTCAGGTGTTTCACAAGATCGTGAAGAACGCTCCCGCTACCACCATTCCAGGGAACAAACACCACTGAGGCCCCCAACCCTTTCAAAACCACCGTCATTCCATGGTCGCCACTCGTACCCACCAGGGGATACCCAGGCTGAGAACAATCCACCTCAAGGATTCGACTGGCCCTACAACTGGGCTTCTCAATTACGACAGGAGAGCCCAGGTGCGGCGACTCCACTTCGCCAAGAATCTGACCACAGTACTCAGGACAAGCAGCAATTGATGGCTAATGCACCTTATATGTTTCCACCGATACCTCCTCACCAGGGAAACTTTATGATGCCTATGAATATGAATCAGCCTTTGATCCCCAATCCACCTTTCAATTACCCTCTCCAGCAAGATGGAAACCCTCAGTACTTTTCTGCCCCTTTCCAGATGCAGCTACCAGATACTGGACCAGACCAAGGTTCCATGCCAAGTGTCCAGCCTCCAGCTGGTCCTATGAGCTTCCCTGAGGGGCTTCAGCGCCCGTGGGCTATGGGGCTGATGCCATTTCAGTCGATGGCCCTTGGTCAGGGAATGGCTGATGGTGTGGGTGATCCTCAGGGTGGTGGTGGCCTTGCCTTCATGCAAGCTGGTTTTGGGGGCATGCCTGATGGCTCCATGAATACAGGCATGCCCGATAGAGGTGATGGAAGGGGTATTCTAGCACAGATGCCTATGCCAATGCAAATGCATATGTCACTTCCCCCACCTCCGCCGACACAACCTCCATCAGGCTCACAGCAAACGTTTAACAGGAGTTGA
- the LOC136457991 gene encoding uncharacterized protein, which produces MEVLQEEMAMRTLMQALQEEMEGDSNEGQDGNDAFVKNGWDGFNKKDRLRDHVGTRPNSFHNTAVKRCNNLMKPDQSIANAINKQRDVTKEEYLARLNTSIDATRFLLHQGLAFRGHDESEKSKNKGNFRESVQLLAKQNEKTEQMAVVLRYVDKLGLIKERLIGVVHVSETSASCLKSNIDNLFAKYGLSMTQVRGQGYDRASNMRVLKYVEKEGPTDAKRRQARGLLDYMKDFDFVFSLKLMLLILGHANSLSLSLQRKDKDILEAMTEVNFELLTNVAAFNPKNSFDAFKSESLLELAKAYPSDFDSNQLDDLSLELNIYIDNVRADLRFAQLDTISELGSLMTDLRNRIEDEFMNDCVVCFVKQEFLDAIPNDDVIVRFQNMDDRTRRVKL; this is translated from the exons ATGGAGGTGCTTCAAGAGGAGATGGCGATGAGAACCCTGATGCAGGCACTCCAAGAAGAGATGGAAGG AGATTCTAATGAGGGCCAAGATGGGAATGATGCATTTGTGAAAAATGGTTGGGATGGCTTTAACAAAAAGGACAGGCTTCGAGATCATGTAGGCACCCGACCTAATAGTTTTCATAACACAGCAGTTAAAAGATGCAACAATTTGATGAAGCCTGATCAATCCATTGCTAATGCTATCAACAAGCAGAGAGATGTCACTAAAGAAGAGTATCTTGCTAGATTGAATACTTCTATTGATGCTACTCGATTCCTGTTGCATCAGGGTTTAGCTTTTCGTGGTCATGATGAGTCAGAGAAGTCCAAAAATAAAGGAAATTTTCGAGAATCGGTACAGCTTTTGGCAAAGCAAAATGAGAAAAC GGAACAAATGGCAGTGGTTTTGAGATATGTCGACAAGCTTGGGTTAATAAAAGAGAGACTTATTGGTGTTGTTCATGTGAGTGAGACCTCAGCTTCGTGTCTTAAATCCAATATTGATAATCTATTCGCTAAGTATGGATTGAGCATGACACAAGTTAGAGGCCAAGGCTACGATAGAGCAAGCAACATGAGAG TGCTCAAATATGTTGAAAAAGAAGGTCCAACTGATGCAAAGAGACGCCAAGCCCGTGGCCTCTTGGACTATATGAAGGATTTTGATTTTGTGTTCAGCTTGAAACTAATGTTGCTTATTCTGGGACATGCAaattcattgtcactatcactacaGAGGAAAGATAAAGACATCTTAGAGGCCATGACAGAG GTAAATTTTGAATTGCTTACCAATGTTGCTGCTTTCAATCCCAAGAATTCTTTTGATGCTTTCAAATCTGAGAGTTTGCTGGAGTTGGCAAAGGCATATCCTAGTGATTTTGATTCAAATCAGCTAGACGATCTTAGTCTTGAGCTTAATATTTACATTGATAATGTGCGAGCCGATCTAAGATTTGCCCAACTGGATACTATTTCTGAACTTGGTAGTCTGATG ACGGATCTACGGAACCGTATTGAGGATGAATTTATGAATGACTGTGTCGTTTGCTTCGTGAAACAAGAATTTCTTGATGCAATTCCAAATGATGATGTCATAGTTCGATTTCAGAATATGGATGATCGTACCCGTAGAGTGAAATTATAA